The stretch of DNA AGATTCCTGTTACACGGGAATAATAATCGAACGCaagataaaaattcgcactgtCCGTCGATCGATGTTACAACGAACGTTTTCTCGCTTACTCTCTTGATTCATTGGAAAAGCAATAATTCTTTTTCGTATTCCACATTATTCACAAACAGGATGATGATCCACGGTTAAAAATTGCATTGTTACGCAATATGTCTaccgtttctttttatttcgttttcctcttttttcccgTCTTACCTtcacttttcttcttttcctttcttttttctttttgtttcctGATCGTATCCTCTTGACGGTATATATGTCCACACGCGATATTGTTGTTCTCTTTTCCGTTTAGTATAAATGTCTTATCCGGTGACGTCGACGCACGTagacaatttaaaaattcaatacaTACGAATATATAGTTTCGTTTAATACGAAATGCGTACTTAATGAGGATTTCCCTTAACGATTAATTTTACGCGTATTAATATGTGATGCTTATGAGTTTATGAGCTACCATACTAAAGGAAAAACATACACCACTGAAAGATTATATCGTTACTTTATCGCGATCGCCTTCATTATATTCGGATCGCCGAAAGCTACGTTTGCACTGTGCATACGTTCAATGGAGACACGATGTTCAAATTAAGCGAGTTACTTGACATTATATGTTAAACGTTAGCCTTTCcactttctttttcctattaGAAATGAATCATCCTTGCATGCGGTCGCATTGCAATGAACATCGTTACACCGCCATTCCATATATAAATAGTGAAGCACATTAAAAACATAGCAGTAAGCTAAGTAATATGCAAATATTGGAAAACCTCCACTAATTCTATGCAAAGTATAGCTTGTAGGATACCATTCATTAAAACTAGGACTTAtcgttattataattataattcagttgcttttctcttttctttttatttcacaaatctttcttcgtttctatcGATTTTTATGTGCAACATGGCTATGGGTTCTGCTCCATTTACTAACAAATTTGCTTTCTTCGATTGACCGAAAACAAATTTGTCCAGAACCATATTTCCGCGaatactatatatttatagaaatgaaACTATTCTTATCAATAGTTATAATTTATGTACAATTTAACAATCTGGTTGCaataacttttctttttctctctctctttctccatcTTTTTCcccttctcttctttctctctgtctcaAATTTCAATGATATTAGATAAATTACGTCACAAAATTATATCGAGCCAACTTATTATGCCCTGCCGTGTCACTTTTAATGATGGAAACAAGTCAAAATgattttttcttctctcttcgcTGCGTAATACGTTTCTGCTTTGTACATGTATTTACGTATCAAACCATTTCAAACAGAATTTCTTCGAACGACTACTAATAACGCTAACCGTGCATCTCGTGCAATTTTGCCAAAATACTAGTTATCACTTCCACGCGCGCATTAATTCGCATAGACtggttaaaatttatttcaaaatggatcagaaattgaaataacTTTTACCAAATCTCCTCCACTTAACATATCGATAGTTCAACCAAGTAGATTGGCAAATTTCCCGATTATTTCTGCACGCAAGATACACGTGGACGTTCTTCATTTCTATTGAAAGGTATAATACGATTCCATGAATTCGTGCCGTTATCATTCGATTTATGTTCCTCGTTTTCCTCCTTCCTTCATTTACGGCtacgaatttttattcaaGAATATATtgtgtatgtataatatatatataatgtgtgCGTGTACGtgcatgtgtgtgtgtgtgtgtgtgtgtgtgtgtgcacgcgtgtgtgtgtgtgtgtgtgtgtgtgtgtgtgtgtgtgtgtgtgtgcacgcgtgtgtgtgtaaaaaatcatttttactTGTTAAATCTTGGTGGCCTCCTCAATCGTGGTATCAATTCTGCCCTAACCGTTCTAGCATAATTTGAAGCAGCATACTGATCTGTTACGGCGATAGGACTTTGCAGGCTTTGTATGAACATTGGTGACTCTTGTAGTTGTCCTACACCCGCTTGATACTGATACTGACTATTCGCTATATCCGCAGTCGGATAATGATTAGGTTGCACGAATTGAGGAGGATTGTCGTATTGCGGATACGGAATAGAACTCTCTGCAGAGAATTGAGGGATTACTGGGTTCACATTCACTGGTGTAGTTGCAAAACTGCCAGGATCATATGTTTGATATTGATTCAGCTGTCCAATTTGCGTTGTACTGAATGGAGGTGATTGAGGAAACTGAGATGTGTCAGGAAATAGCACACTTGCAACGGTTGGCTGAGGGAAACTTTCCGGTCTGGCATAAGGTGACATATTCGCCGTGACATTGCTTAAATTTTGAACATTTGGAATACCAGCGATCTGTGATGTGCCATAGCTATGGAAGGTTTGCCTACTATGATCAAGATCCTTCACACCACTTTGCAAAGAACTCGTTACATTCAGTTTCGATTTGGAGTTTGGACCACCAATATCATTATGCTTGGTTCTTGCTTCTGTGACAAAAGGATGGCGAACATTCACAATGCTCTGTGGAGCACGCAGTGGTGGAAAATTGATCGGTGTCATCTTCGACGCAAAATTCTGTTGCTCCAATGCTTTCCTAGCTACGGCAAATGCGGTGTTATCGTTCCGTGACGCTGGCCGAGATTGATGTGTACTGGAAGCAGTTCCATGGTTTTCCCTGTGCAACGTTTGAACCGACGACTGGTTTACGAACCTCGATGATAAGTTGTTCATAGTTGTGCTATTTCTTGTTTTGTAATCCTGATTGTTTACAGATGATTCTTTGTATTCGGATTGTATTTGATAATTCTTCATTTTTGAATCAATTTCATTGGAAAACTTTTTAGCGGGGTAATCTTTAGACTTAGATGTACTCTCGTGAGAAACATTACCACCAACACATGTTGCAGTAACACCTCTTACACTACTGAAAGTAGAACTAGATTGATTTGCGGTTACGATTGACGTATTCTTTGTTAGTTGTTCGTTAGATTTTAAATTCTCGTTGTTTCCACTATTCTTTTTTATAGATGAATTCATCCTATTTGAAGAAACTGTAGCAGTTGATGTTGTGGTGATTGTACTCAATGTAGCATCTTTATTCCCCATTGCAGTGTTTACTGCTCTGACGGATGGCTTTGATAATCTATTTTTGTTCCCCACGTGATCGAGCTTTTGACTTTTACTCTTATCCGCTACTTgattatttgataaaattttggTATCTGCACTGCTATTTTGATTTTTGGAcagtaaattattatgtgaTTTACAATTGATAGTGACAGCTGGCAGGAGCAAAGCGCTGGCTCACTTTTTGGTCATGATTTTAAGATATTCCAGAGCGTTTTGAGCAGCACTAGCTTGAGCATCTTTACTAGTAACACCACAACCATAGCAAACTGCTACTGGCAAGGTAGACAACTGCACAAGGCACTGGCATTTACCTGTAATAAGGAGGGAAACATTCATCTAATCTAATCCatatatatttagatataatggaaataataatcaaaacattactttttatttataattcttcAATTAATGCTCCAATTATAATGAACAATATGAAAGAAAGCAACGCAAGTATTAGAACAttcagataaataaaatatgatatagCTGATATATGAAGATAATTGGTAAACTTAAAAATTTTGAACATTTAAATAAGATAAAAGACtattttaagaaagatatatgAATAATACCTAAATATAGATTACAGATAATTGtgatgtataataaatatgtcaTAGGTTATACACATGTTTTATAGAGTTCTTTTTTTGTAAGAGGTGCATATTGATAGAAATTATGGCTGGAATAAAATCTGCTAAAAGTACTTTAcgtaaaaaaatgaaagatattATTACACAACTTAATACTGAAGAGAAACAAAGACAATCAATGAAGGTATTTGATAAAGTAAgtatattaaagaaataatcaaGGTATTCATAATATAAAGAAGAGGTTATGTTACATCTTTATCTGAAACTCTTTATGACAAACATATTTCTGCATGCACAGCTATGTTCTCTACCACAGTTTCGAGAAAGCACAAGAATTTCCTTATATCTAAGCACAAAAGATGAAATTGACacaattgaaatattaaaatatatatttgaaagaaaaaaggtcGTATTTATTCCTAGGtataaaggaaaagaaatggaaatggTTAAACTACTTTCGATGCAAGATTATGAAACACTACCATTAACCAAATGGAATATTAAACAACCAAATGTTAATGAACTTAGGGAAAACGCATTACAAACTGGTAAAAcctgaaataattaatgtatACAATCATGCTCCATTTtagattataatattattgatattttctaaattcattaaaactaacaagatacaaaatttaatattctataaaattatatattttaggTGGATTAGATTTAATACTTATACCAGGTGTTGCATTTACTGCTAATGGTAAGTAAGCTTAGTTTGTATAGATTATTTGGAAAAgctttaatttttaaagattacAGTAATATGTATTATCAATTAGGAAAACGTTTGGGACATGGAATGGGTTATTATGATAAATTTTTGGACTTATGTTTaaagaaacaacaaaaaataCCGCACTTAATTGCACTGGCATTTAATGAACAATTGTGTGAAGATATTCCTACATCTGAAAATGATATACTTTTGGATCTTGTACttacagaaaaataatttattatgagAAAATTTACGTTTTGTATTCATGTTCTTAATTTaactgtattttctaataaataagttaaatataaaaatacattaactaatataaattgatgaaatttgatttaacaaaaagaaaaatgaataacTTACCACTGATAGACTTTTCCTCAATATCAACATAAGTTACTTCAAATTGCTGCTCTGAAGCAATTTCTTGCAAGAACTGTACCAAATTTACATCACCATCATTCAAACATGTATTCTataacaaaaaagaaacaatgaagcaaatttaatgaaattaaaaaatctaatcaaattgcttttttatttttatactttgaaACAGAGTAAAACCAATGTGTTTGAATTAATTGTATTACAAACCTGTAATTCAAAAAGTTTAACACCAGTGGATGACTTCAGACTTTTATGAAATTGTGAAACCTTAAGGCTATGAATAGTAGTTAATGTTGAAATTTTGCTACCTCTCAAATCAGCATAACGGGCATTCACATTTGCATTTCTTTGTAAAAGCTATAACGGACAATTAATATACGTAAGAGTTTATTTAAATGCGTATCATTGAAGAAAGTTCTCCAATGACCGCACATATATTAAGAGTAAAATGAAGTGGAAATGATCCAAGCATGTTATTGTTAAAAACATTATGCTGTTGTGTAAATGACTTACGATACAAATACACATATAAAATgtgtaattgaaatattaataattatccGTTATAGATTCAGGGTGATCAGAAAGGTAGCTCATATTTCATAATACTGTTTCCAGTGCCAAATCACTTCCACTTCACTaaacatacacacacacacaacaAAAACAATACACATACAGATACACAACttatataaacaatattttaatattattgcatcataccaaatgtataaaaaatatataaaactatactttataattttataataaatttattttatatatacataagtaAACAAAATAGTCTTACCTCATCTTCATCTATATTAGAGTTTTCTGTGTTCATATAATGTAAGGCTTGCCACATTTTGTGAGCTGCATGCCTTTTTGCAACTTTCTTACTTTTTCCTTGGCCAACTTCCCGATATTTTAAAACAGAACAGACAATTGTAAATTGCCTCTCATGTGGCAAGCCCTCTTCATTTTCTATTGTATATTTTGGTGGAGGCCAGTGACGTGACATGCACATTTCTTGTAATGCTCCAATTggatttgtaattattttttcttctccatATCCAGATAATTCTTGTAAGTTCTCAGAactgtataaaataaactatattaaacacataaatatataaaaaattatatacaaaaaatatatgtttgttaatatatatttgttactCTGATAGATTATTTGGAAGTGGAGAATCTGGTGATTCACTATTTAGTCTACACAGTTTATCCAATACAGCCCTTGCAGCAGCATGCTTTGCCTCCTTTTTTGATTTTCCAGTCCCCATTGCTGAAACAATTGGATCTACTTCAATCATCAGATACTTATCATTTTACACTTTTGCTCGATGTAAATgtgtaattaatttctatataaaagtaaatttataatactacactaaataatactaaaataaataaaacaaacattAACTTAACCTCTATTGAAACTACGTATTCAACTCAAAGTTATAGTTTACTTATATTTAACGATTATGACTTATAAttaagtaaaaatatatattataatgctAGTTTCAATTGCTATCTTAGAATGGATCTATCCTGATTTAAATCAATaagttgaaaaataaatattgcatTATCAAAATTAGATACAAACCAACAACATCAGCAACAGTAACACGGTAACGAAAAATAGGCTCATGGATAGCACCCTCTACTTGTATTAACTCATACTTTGGTGTCGTGCCCCTACGAGAAAGCAATTCCTGAAGAATAGAAACTGGTGTTTTGTTGGACAATGATTTCATCTCCAATTGAGCGGCCTCACTTATTGGACGTTTTCCTATCATCAAACTGTGTAATGATGATCGAACTCGATTACGCCGACTAACATTATTTGAGTGGTTAGGAATCCCACCTACACTGGCCATCATATTAGGCCCAACCTGTTGCGGTTGATGTATTTCCTCCATTTCTGCAATCTATAAATTacaacatatttttatatatataatctttAATAAAAGTTCGATTTAAAAACTTAATAAGTGATAAAAtcatatcttttatttataacatattacaaTTATCAAACATGAAATTGTGTATTCATTCAATTATACAGTTTCCTTTAAAACATTACTTATTATCATTCCATTAAGTTCTATATCATAAACTTCATATTATGAAACAAACAATCAAAGGGTTTTAGATTAATGAAAGATGTCAAGCATTGGAAATCatccaaattatttttatttactaaatGTTCAAATCAATAACCCTTATTGTAAAGTCATAACATAAGGAGATTTTCTTTGTGAAAATGCAAACTTTCTGATAATATGTcatatcatattattaatatatattttgttcatcTATCCTTTATATAATAACCTTACAAtcaacgaaaaataaaataataagttATTACTAACGTGTGAATCCATATTGATATTTTAGTAAGCTACTTAACGACGAGCACAAGATCTATGCAGTATAAAACGGTAGGAAAACCGGCTGGCGGCCATGattgttataaaattcatTGATTAATTCTAGTATGTAAAGCATAGAAAATTCAATAACGAAATACGAAGGTTAAGCTTTATTGCGATTTCACCGAGAACGGAGCCAATGACGACTTTCATCACTGACAGGGTTCTATTTAAAACGATGATAAAGAAGAACATAGAGCAATCGGTCACAGTATCGTCCGCTACACAAAATCTAAAAAGTCACTACCTTTACTCACAATTTTCAAAcgttctatatatattaactgGCTCCTTAACAGGCCAATTCCTATACGAAAAGCGAATCCCGCTTTTTGTGACCGATCCAAGTCTCACAAAAAGCTTGATCCGTTTGACGACAGAAAAATGGTTTACTGACTACCGGAGAATCTTCCTCGTTTCTGATTCTGCCGCAGTATGCAATCTGAACAGTTTTTATAGACGCAGGAAACACGCGCATCTTTCTGCGCAGGTGCATTACTGGTGTGGTTTTATAGAAACAAATGCACGTTTTACCgtatttaaaatacaataagTTTTTTTTATCTAGAATGTAAAAATACTAGAATATCTCTCTTTCaactatacaatataatataatacataacatATATAAGAGGAGATACAataaacatacaaaatatactattccaatgaaaaatataatgaatctttctttttccgaAATTCCCATTAATGActttttaatttgatatttacTGTAATTTGAACTTATATatgatttaaatataatagtttcatatattttagtGCGTTTTATTAATACAATGCGAATTTTAACGAAATTCCTTGAAGTTTGAGTCAAATgtctttataaataataattcatacgtttggtaaatttcatttaatatactatgaagtaaaaacaaaaatctgCACATTATACAACAATCTGTAGGGACACTGAATCTACAATATCATTTATGTTTGAATTGGCGCTATTTTGAGAAATACACCgccattttcaattttcactATCGTTTCTTGGCAACACCGGATGTTGGTATGTTTCGCATTTGTATACCACCTAGTATCATCACTTCCGGCTGTTACCCGCTGAAACGGTCTAAAGACTATACGCCATTATTGCATACGGACGCTACGGTGCACTATTC from Bombus huntii isolate Logan2020A chromosome 3, iyBomHunt1.1, whole genome shotgun sequence encodes:
- the LOC126863643 gene encoding RISC-loading complex subunit tarbp2-like isoform X3; amino-acid sequence: MEEIHQPQQVGPNMMASVGGIPNHSNNVSRRNRVRSSLHSLMIGKRPISEAAQLEMKSLSNKTPVSILQELLSRRGTTPKYELIQVEGAIHEPIFRYRVTVADVVDPIVSAMGTGKSKKEAKHAAARAVLDKLCRLNSESPDSPLPNNLSDSENLQELSGYGEEKIITNPIGALQEMCMSRHWPPPKYTIENEEGLPHERQFTIVCSVLKYREVGQGKSKKVAKRHAAHKMWQALHYMNTENSNIDEDELLQRNANVNARYADLRGSKISTLTTIHSLKVSQFHKSLKSSTGVKLFELQNTCLNDGDVNLVQFLQEIASEQQFEVTYVDIEEKSISGKCQCLVQLSTLPVAVCYGCGVTSKDAQASAAQNALEYLKIMTKK
- the LOC126863643 gene encoding RISC-loading complex subunit tarbp2-like isoform X2; this encodes MDSHIAEMEEIHQPQQVGPNMMASVGGIPNHSNNVSRRNRVRSSLHSLMIGKRPISEAAQLEMKSLSNKTPVSILQELLSRRGTTPKYELIQVEGAIHEPIFRYRVTVADVVAMGTGKSKKEAKHAAARAVLDKLCRLNSESPDSPLPNNLSDSENLQELSGYGEEKIITNPIGALQEMCMSRHWPPPKYTIENEEGLPHERQFTIVCSVLKYREVGQGKSKKVAKRHAAHKMWQALHYMNTENSNIDEDELLQRNANVNARYADLRGSKISTLTTIHSLKVSQFHKSLKSSTGVKLFELQNTCLNDGDVNLVQFLQEIASEQQFEVTYVDIEEKSISGKCQCLVQLSTLPVAVCYGCGVTSKDAQASAAQNALEYLKIMTKK
- the LOC126863643 gene encoding interferon-inducible double-stranded RNA-dependent protein kinase activator A homolog isoform X5 — translated: MDSHIAEMEEIHQPQQVGPNMMASVGGIPNHSNNVSRRNRVRSSLHSLMIGKRPISEAAQLEMKSLSNKTPVSILQELLSRRGTTPKYELIQVEGAIHEPIFRYRVTVADVVDPIVSAMGTGKSKKEAKHAAARAVLDKLCRLNSESPDSPLPNNLSDSENLQELSGYGEEKIITNPIGALQEMCMSRHWPPPKYTIENEEGLPHERQFTIVCSVLKYREVGQGKSKKVAKRHAAHKMWQALHYMNTENSNIDEDENTCLNDGDVNLVQFLQEIASEQQFEVTYVDIEEKSISGKCQCLVQLSTLPVAVCYGCGVTSKDAQASAAQNALEYLKIMTKK
- the LOC126863665 gene encoding 5-formyltetrahydrofolate cyclo-ligase, encoding MAGIKSAKSTLRKKMKDIITQLNTEEKQRQSMKVFDKLCSLPQFRESTRISLYLSTKDEIDTIEILKYIFERKKVVFIPRYKGKEMEMVKLLSMQDYETLPLTKWNIKQPNVNELRENALQTGGLDLILIPGVAFTANGKRLGHGMGYYDKFLDLCLKKQQKIPHLIALAFNEQLCEDIPTSENDILLDLVLTEK
- the LOC126863643 gene encoding interferon-inducible double-stranded RNA-dependent protein kinase activator A homolog isoform X6, giving the protein MDSHIAEMEEIHQPQQVGPNMMASVGGIPNHSNNVSRRNRVRSSLHSLMIGKRPISEAAQLEMKSLSNKTPVSILQELLSRRGTTPKYELIQVEGAIHEPIFRYRVTVADVVAMGTGKSKKEAKHAAARAVLDKLCRLNSESPDSPLPNNLSDSENLQELSGYGEEKIITNPIGALQEMCMSRHWPPPKYTIENEEGLPHERQFTIVCSVLKYREVGQGKSKKVAKRHAAHKMWQALHYMNTENSNIDEDENTCLNDGDVNLVQFLQEIASEQQFEVTYVDIEEKSISGKCQCLVQLSTLPVAVCYGCGVTSKDAQASAAQNALEYLKIMTKK
- the LOC126863643 gene encoding RISC-loading complex subunit tarbp2-like isoform X1, whose translation is MDSHIAEMEEIHQPQQVGPNMMASVGGIPNHSNNVSRRNRVRSSLHSLMIGKRPISEAAQLEMKSLSNKTPVSILQELLSRRGTTPKYELIQVEGAIHEPIFRYRVTVADVVDPIVSAMGTGKSKKEAKHAAARAVLDKLCRLNSESPDSPLPNNLSDSENLQELSGYGEEKIITNPIGALQEMCMSRHWPPPKYTIENEEGLPHERQFTIVCSVLKYREVGQGKSKKVAKRHAAHKMWQALHYMNTENSNIDEDELLQRNANVNARYADLRGSKISTLTTIHSLKVSQFHKSLKSSTGVKLFELQNTCLNDGDVNLVQFLQEIASEQQFEVTYVDIEEKSISGKCQCLVQLSTLPVAVCYGCGVTSKDAQASAAQNALEYLKIMTKK
- the LOC126863643 gene encoding RISC-loading complex subunit tarbp2-like isoform X4, encoding MDSHIAEMEEIHQPQQVGPNMMASVGGIPNHSNNVSRRNRVRSSLHSLMIGKRPISEAAQLEMKSLSNKTPVSILQELLSRRGTTPKYELIQVEGAIHEPIFRYRVTVADVVDPIVSAMGTGKSKKEAKHAAARAVLDKLCRLNSESPDSPLPNNLSDSENLQELSGYGEEKIITNPIGALQEMCMSRHWPPPKYTIENEEGLPHERQFTIVCSVLKYREVGQGKSKKVAKRHAAHKMWQALHYMNTENSNIDEDELLQRNANVNARYADLRGSKISTLTTIHSLKVSQFHKSLKSSTGVKLFELQNTCLNDGDVNLVQFLQEIASEQQFEVTYVDIEEKSISENTVKLRT